A genomic stretch from Komagataeibacter xylinus includes:
- a CDS encoding transporter, producing METVPDFPAADAAAMPMEGRPPATSISNGLVWAIGCQSGHRPVRLNDEQITRALEGGSPASPDSWVWLHYDIVHTASRAHIQAIPCLPEEVRLALGSTDRGTNVEAEGDIVYGALPGFDDAMSEDDKNLSAWRFAVLPDLLITTRRQPVPALGVVYRALQRNESFDSPAEVVDHTLLEFADTVRRNIAMLDDQLDRAEDLLLTLDQHTDFGRISGLIGRVRRRSTELRRVISPVDRIFHNEDLELPEWAEDDIRDRSQRQIHAALDDLLALQDRARSLQDELASGQAEETNRRLYTVSIVTTLMLPATFVTGFFGMNTGGMFLASGAMGTMEAGGICFIFMMITWFLLKIMKLL from the coding sequence ATGGAAACCGTTCCCGACTTTCCCGCAGCGGATGCCGCCGCCATGCCGATGGAGGGCAGACCGCCCGCCACATCCATCTCGAACGGGCTGGTCTGGGCCATTGGCTGCCAGTCCGGCCACCGCCCCGTGCGGCTCAATGATGAACAGATCACGCGTGCGCTTGAAGGCGGCTCGCCCGCCAGCCCTGATTCATGGGTCTGGCTGCATTACGACATCGTTCATACCGCCAGCCGCGCCCACATCCAGGCCATACCCTGCCTGCCCGAGGAAGTGCGCCTCGCACTCGGCAGCACCGACCGCGGTACCAATGTAGAGGCGGAAGGCGACATCGTGTACGGCGCCCTGCCCGGCTTTGATGATGCCATGTCGGAGGATGACAAAAACCTCTCCGCCTGGCGCTTTGCCGTGCTGCCCGACCTGCTCATCACCACCCGCCGCCAGCCGGTGCCGGCACTTGGCGTGGTGTACCGCGCGCTGCAACGCAATGAATCCTTCGATTCCCCCGCCGAGGTCGTGGACCACACGCTGCTGGAATTCGCCGATACCGTGCGGCGCAACATCGCCATGCTCGATGACCAGCTCGACCGTGCCGAGGACCTGCTGCTGACACTGGACCAGCACACCGATTTCGGGCGCATCAGCGGACTGATCGGGCGCGTGCGCCGCCGCTCGACCGAACTGCGGCGCGTGATCTCGCCCGTGGACCGCATCTTCCACAACGAAGACCTTGAACTGCCCGAATGGGCGGAAGATGACATACGCGACCGCTCGCAACGCCAGATCCACGCGGCCCTCGATGACCTTCTGGCACTACAGGACCGCGCGCGCTCGCTGCAGGATGAACTGGCATCAGGCCAGGCGGAAGAAACCAACCGCCGCCTTTACACCGTCTCCATCGTGACCACGCTCATGCTGCCCGCCACCTTCGTGACCGGTTTCTTTGGCATGAATACCGGCGGCATGTTCCTGGCCTCGGGCGCCATGGGCACGATGGAAGCAGGCGGCATCTGCTTCATCTTCATGATGATCACGTGGTTCCTGCTCAAGATCATGAAGCTGCTCTAG
- a CDS encoding low specificity L-threonine aldolase, translated as MMTCNMDFSSDNRMGVNPQILDALHAANQGPAAAYGHDDLTHSLDQVVGDFLGAKVATFPIISGTAANCLPIAAFTPPYGGIVCSENAHILRAECGAPEFFTSGSKMLPAAAQSGRMTAEGLAALLASYPAAATDTTVPKVLSLTQVTECGTVYTLDEIMALTRIAHERGMMVHMDGARFANAVVALGCTPADMSWRAGVDVLSLGTSKNGTICGEVIVFFNPDRAENFRRYIKRAGHMMAKQRFVSAQIVAHLADELWRHNASNANAMARRLHDGLARQEGIAIVHEVEANIVFVAMPEAHVQALQAQGFAFHTVGQDPAGSPVVRFVTSFMTTADDVDHLLGAISQACA; from the coding sequence ATGATGACCTGTAATATGGATTTTTCCAGTGACAATCGCATGGGGGTCAATCCCCAGATCCTTGATGCCCTGCACGCGGCCAATCAGGGGCCTGCGGCAGCTTATGGCCATGATGACCTGACCCATAGCCTGGATCAGGTTGTGGGGGATTTTCTTGGGGCGAAGGTTGCGACATTCCCCATCATTTCGGGCACGGCCGCAAACTGCCTGCCCATTGCCGCGTTCACGCCGCCCTATGGCGGAATTGTCTGTTCTGAAAATGCACATATCCTGCGGGCGGAATGTGGTGCGCCCGAGTTCTTTACCAGCGGGTCAAAGATGCTTCCGGCTGCGGCGCAATCAGGCAGGATGACGGCGGAAGGGCTGGCGGCGCTGCTGGCCTCCTATCCTGCTGCTGCTACGGACACGACGGTACCGAAGGTCCTGAGCCTGACGCAGGTGACGGAATGCGGAACGGTCTATACGCTGGACGAGATCATGGCCCTGACCCGTATCGCGCATGAACGGGGCATGATGGTGCACATGGATGGCGCGCGTTTTGCCAACGCGGTCGTGGCGCTGGGGTGCACGCCTGCCGATATGTCGTGGCGGGCAGGGGTGGATGTGCTGTCGCTTGGCACCAGCAAGAACGGCACGATCTGCGGAGAAGTAATCGTTTTCTTCAACCCCGACAGGGCCGAAAATTTCAGGCGCTACATCAAGCGTGCCGGGCACATGATGGCCAAGCAGCGGTTTGTCTCCGCACAGATTGTCGCTCATCTTGCCGATGAGCTCTGGCGGCATAATGCTTCCAACGCCAATGCCATGGCCAGGCGGCTGCATGATGGCCTGGCGCGGCAGGAAGGGATCGCGATCGTCCATGAGGTTGAGGCCAACATCGTATTCGTCGCCATGCCCGAGGCACATGTGCAGGCGCTGCAGGCACAGGGGTTTGCGTTCCATACGGTCGGGCAGGACCCGGCAGGCAGCCCGGTCGTGCGATTTGTGACCAGTTTCATGACAACAGCGGATGACGTGGACCATCTTCTTGGCGCCATCAGCCAGGCGTGTGCATGA
- a CDS encoding pyridoxal phosphate-dependent aminotransferase, whose protein sequence is MGILLSKESQEDLLERGYSRRQFGRISALLGLGSAAMAASPLLSRTAAAKSAAGAGGKAQIEEIQSKVGMVRLGSNECWTGPFPAAAQAGAAMVPYGNRYEPSDLRSQLIQTVSQVEKVPETHILPWPGSSDPLSRTVVTFCSPTRGLVTADPTFESSWRTAAWLGVKVTKVPLRAENKYVTDVKAMLAADPNAGIYYVCSPNNPTGTVTPLADIKWLVAHKPAGSIVLVDEAYIHFAGAPSAAKLVAENKDVVVLRTFSKLFGMAGLRLGLSMARPDLHAKMMRYDGASQSGTLSIVALATGTSSLTQSAAIVERRNQMIAAREETFAHLKKRGLTYLPSNANMFMVDWKQPAQTMRDAFASRKVDIGRSWPIWPTMSRVTVGSAEDMKAFCAALDQIMV, encoded by the coding sequence ATGGGTATTCTACTTTCAAAAGAGTCTCAGGAAGACCTGCTGGAGCGGGGCTATTCCCGTCGCCAGTTCGGTCGTATTTCGGCCTTGCTCGGGCTGGGTTCGGCGGCGATGGCCGCTTCGCCGCTGCTGAGCCGGACGGCTGCTGCCAAGAGTGCCGCGGGCGCGGGTGGCAAGGCCCAGATCGAAGAGATCCAGAGCAAGGTCGGCATGGTCCGCCTTGGCAGCAACGAATGCTGGACCGGCCCCTTCCCCGCCGCGGCGCAGGCCGGGGCGGCGATGGTGCCTTATGGCAACCGCTATGAACCCTCGGACCTGCGTTCGCAGTTGATCCAGACTGTCTCCCAGGTCGAGAAGGTGCCCGAAACCCACATCCTGCCCTGGCCGGGGTCGAGTGATCCGCTGTCACGTACCGTCGTGACCTTCTGCTCTCCCACGCGCGGCCTCGTTACGGCCGACCCGACCTTTGAAAGCTCATGGCGCACCGCCGCATGGTTGGGGGTAAAGGTTACCAAGGTGCCGCTGCGGGCGGAAAACAAATACGTAACCGACGTCAAGGCGATGCTGGCGGCTGATCCGAACGCCGGTATCTACTATGTCTGCTCGCCCAACAACCCGACCGGCACGGTTACGCCGCTGGCGGACATCAAATGGCTTGTGGCCCACAAGCCCGCAGGGTCGATCGTTCTGGTCGATGAGGCCTATATCCACTTCGCAGGTGCGCCGAGTGCGGCAAAGCTCGTCGCGGAGAACAAGGATGTCGTTGTCCTGCGCACCTTCTCCAAGCTGTTTGGCATGGCCGGGCTGCGGCTGGGCCTGAGCATGGCGCGGCCTGACCTGCATGCCAAGATGATGCGTTATGATGGCGCCAGCCAGTCGGGCACGTTGTCCATCGTGGCCCTGGCAACCGGCACGTCAAGCCTGACCCAGAGCGCTGCGATTGTCGAGCGCCGCAACCAGATGATTGCCGCGCGGGAGGAAACCTTCGCTCACCTGAAGAAACGCGGCCTGACCTACCTGCCCAGCAATGCCAACATGTTCATGGTGGACTGGAAGCAGCCCGCCCAGACCATGCGCGACGCCTTTGCCAGCCGCAAGGTCGATATCGGGCGCAGCTGGCCCATCTGGCCCACCATGTCGCGCGTAACGGTTGGCTCGGCAGAAGACATGAAGGCCTTCTGCGCCGCACTTGACCAGATCATGGTCTGA
- a CDS encoding cytochrome c has product MNRNILHMLAIIGISAFPVLAHADSPGAGGDSKNDMQTGAEVYQHVCQACHMADGKGGKGAAIIPALAGNSKLAMAAYPAGIVLNGYGAMPWFNGTLSAEQIANVVNYVRTHFGNAYTDTLSASDVKAMSGPVPHMTH; this is encoded by the coding sequence ATGAACCGTAACATTCTGCACATGCTCGCCATTATTGGCATTTCGGCGTTTCCGGTGCTGGCGCACGCTGATTCCCCCGGTGCGGGCGGGGACAGCAAGAACGATATGCAGACCGGGGCCGAAGTCTATCAGCATGTCTGCCAGGCCTGTCATATGGCTGATGGCAAGGGAGGCAAGGGCGCTGCGATCATTCCGGCGCTGGCTGGCAACTCCAAGCTTGCCATGGCGGCCTATCCCGCTGGTATCGTCCTTAATGGTTATGGCGCGATGCCGTGGTTTAACGGCACATTGTCGGCTGAACAGATTGCCAATGTGGTCAATTATGTCCGTACGCATTTTGGCAATGCCTATACCGATACGCTTTCGGCCAGTGATGTTAAGGCCATGTCCGGCCCCGTGCCGCACATGACGCATTGA
- a CDS encoding dicarboxylate/amino acid:cation symporter: MLFLGLVFGIICNMYGGPLQEYTVASAQYILGLFIRLVKMIIVPLVMAGLISGLGNLAQHKGVGRLVGRLAVWIICASVISLGIGMMTSEVFHPGRLLSSQIGLSHEKMDIPTISLAEQVTHIIPSSIIDAMAHNEIMQVTAFSLLFGLGLISRYKNTTTVILQACNEFFNVMLRVTEIIMKSIPLVVFASTALIAARSGYQLVISYLYIILEFYVAVMLLVLAWFCAGFFCMGRDVFRLSRNIVQALILAFSTGSSEAAYSELIENLEEFGVNREVSGFLLPLCYSFNMDGAMMFQSFSVVLIADAYGIHLGFLTLCYIFGFLFISSKGMAIVPRGAIIILGNVLPTFGLPPEGILLLLGVDHFFDMARTAASIYGISVLVGILGRPAVHDNMIPEET, encoded by the coding sequence ATGCTTTTTCTTGGGCTGGTGTTTGGCATAATATGCAATATGTACGGCGGCCCATTACAGGAATATACTGTCGCCAGTGCACAATACATACTGGGCCTGTTCATACGGCTTGTAAAAATGATCATCGTGCCGCTGGTTATGGCGGGGCTTATTTCCGGTTTGGGCAACCTGGCGCAGCACAAGGGGGTGGGGCGACTGGTTGGCAGGCTGGCGGTATGGATTATCTGTGCCTCGGTCATCTCGCTTGGCATTGGCATGATGACATCGGAAGTCTTTCATCCCGGGCGTCTTCTGTCATCGCAGATCGGCCTGTCGCATGAAAAAATGGATATTCCGACAATCAGCCTGGCCGAGCAGGTCACCCATATCATTCCATCCAGTATTATCGATGCCATGGCGCATAACGAGATCATGCAGGTTACTGCGTTCTCGCTCCTGTTCGGGCTGGGGCTGATCTCGCGCTATAAAAATACCACAACGGTTATCCTGCAGGCCTGCAACGAGTTTTTTAATGTGATGTTGCGGGTGACCGAAATCATCATGAAATCAATACCGCTGGTTGTCTTTGCCTCCACGGCATTGATCGCGGCCCGCTCCGGATATCAGTTGGTCATATCCTATCTGTATATCATTCTGGAATTCTACGTGGCGGTCATGCTGCTGGTGCTTGCATGGTTCTGCGCGGGATTCTTCTGCATGGGGCGGGATGTTTTCCGTCTCTCGCGCAATATTGTACAGGCGCTGATCCTGGCTTTTTCAACAGGCAGTTCCGAGGCCGCCTATTCTGAACTGATCGAAAACCTGGAAGAATTCGGTGTCAATCGTGAAGTATCAGGGTTTCTCCTTCCCCTGTGCTACAGCTTTAACATGGATGGCGCGATGATGTTCCAGTCCTTCAGTGTTGTGCTGATTGCCGATGCTTACGGCATCCATCTGGGTTTTCTTACATTATGCTATATTTTTGGCTTCCTGTTCATCAGTTCAAAGGGAATGGCGATCGTGCCACGTGGTGCGATCATCATTCTGGGTAACGTGCTGCCTACATTCGGCCTGCCTCCCGAAGGTATATTGCTGCTGCTGGGTGTGGATCATTTCTTTGACATGGCCCGCACGGCTGCCAGTATCTACGGAATATCTGTTCTTGTCGGTATTCTTGGCCGTCCGGCTGTGCATGACAACATGATCCCCGAGGAAACATGA
- a CDS encoding flavin monoamine oxidase family protein, with protein MASSTRRQLLTALGLAGGTAALYQAMTVMGYAADSRFTGPPALSGARKGTKVLVLGAGLAGMLAAYELRKAGYSVSVLEYQNRTGGRNWTLRGGDRVVEMGTPVQKVEFAPGNYINPGPWRIPYHHRALLHYCRQFGVALEPFIQLNYNAFVHSPDAFGGKPMRYRDVACDFTGVVAELLAKSIDGHTLDQELTQEDRMQLKEAMRGWGFLDEDFRYKSSVHTSTRRGWDKRPGGGPDGAPVPSALLDRQDLFRPAMWQSLSAFMNYEMQTTMFQPVGGVDMIGKGFAKQVSDLITMNARVSRIAQDDHGVRVTWENTATGKVSEETADWCVCTIPLSVLSQIDVQVSSGMKAAIGAVPYTSHIKMGLEFKRRFWEQDDDIYGGISFTNQEISQVSYPSYGFQSSGPAVLLGAYTKSMAGLDIAGMTPAQRIETGLAQGSVLHPQYRKEFSNGVAVAWSRMPWSLGCCAIWSAESRKQHYRNLTEIDGRIVLAGEHASYLGCWQEGAILSSLDAIKRLHKRAQEA; from the coding sequence ATGGCCTCTTCAACCCGACGCCAGCTTCTGACCGCACTTGGCCTTGCCGGAGGCACTGCCGCTCTCTACCAGGCCATGACGGTCATGGGGTATGCAGCCGACTCACGCTTTACCGGGCCACCAGCCCTGTCCGGTGCTCGCAAGGGTACAAAAGTGCTTGTTCTGGGAGCGGGGCTTGCCGGCATGCTGGCGGCCTATGAACTGCGCAAGGCCGGTTATTCCGTAAGTGTCCTTGAATACCAGAACCGGACCGGCGGCCGGAACTGGACACTGCGCGGCGGTGACCGCGTGGTTGAAATGGGCACGCCTGTACAGAAAGTCGAATTCGCGCCGGGCAACTATATCAACCCCGGTCCGTGGCGCATTCCCTATCACCACCGTGCCCTGCTGCATTACTGCAGGCAGTTCGGGGTTGCGCTCGAACCGTTCATCCAGCTCAATTACAATGCATTTGTGCACAGCCCCGATGCGTTCGGTGGCAAGCCCATGCGGTATCGTGACGTGGCCTGTGACTTCACGGGTGTCGTGGCCGAGTTGCTGGCAAAGTCGATCGATGGGCACACGCTTGACCAGGAACTGACCCAGGAAGACCGCATGCAGCTCAAGGAAGCGATGCGCGGCTGGGGTTTTCTGGACGAGGACTTCCGCTACAAAAGCAGCGTGCATACCTCAACGCGGCGCGGGTGGGACAAGCGCCCTGGTGGTGGCCCGGATGGCGCACCCGTACCCTCCGCGTTGCTTGACCGGCAGGATCTGTTCAGGCCAGCGATGTGGCAGTCCCTTTCCGCCTTCATGAATTACGAGATGCAGACGACCATGTTCCAGCCCGTGGGCGGGGTGGACATGATCGGCAAGGGGTTTGCAAAACAGGTTTCCGATCTCATCACCATGAATGCGCGCGTCAGCCGCATTGCGCAGGATGACCACGGCGTGCGCGTGACGTGGGAGAATACCGCAACGGGCAAGGTCTCGGAGGAGACGGCTGACTGGTGTGTGTGCACCATTCCGCTTTCCGTCCTGAGCCAGATCGATGTTCAGGTTTCCTCCGGAATGAAGGCCGCCATCGGCGCGGTTCCCTATACATCGCATATCAAGATGGGGCTGGAGTTCAAGCGCCGGTTCTGGGAACAGGATGATGACATCTACGGTGGCATCAGCTTCACCAATCAGGAGATCTCGCAGGTTTCCTATCCCAGCTACGGCTTTCAGTCATCCGGTCCGGCGGTTCTGCTCGGGGCTTATACCAAGAGCATGGCGGGGCTTGATATTGCCGGCATGACGCCCGCGCAGCGTATCGAGACCGGGCTTGCACAGGGTTCGGTGCTGCACCCGCAATACCGTAAGGAATTCAGCAACGGCGTGGCCGTGGCATGGAGCCGCATGCCCTGGTCGCTTGGTTGCTGCGCCATCTGGAGCGCGGAAAGCCGCAAGCAGCATTACCGCAACCTGACGGAAATCGATGGCCGTATCGTGCTGGCGGGTGAACATGCCTCCTATCTGGGTTGCTGGCAGGAGGGTGCGATCCTTTCCTCCCTTGACGCGATCAAACGACTTCACAAACGGGCGCAGGAGGCCTGA
- the ahcY gene encoding adenosylhomocysteinase, with the protein MTTSTDYKVKDISLAEWGRKEISIAEGEMPGLMALRAEYGPSQPLKGARIAGCLHMTIQTAVLIETLTALGAEVRWSSCNIFSTQDQAAAAIAATGVPVFAWKGLTEDEFNWCIEQTIHGPDGWTPNMILDDGGDLTVMMHDKYPELLKNVRGLSEETTTGVHRLWEMEKKGTLKVPAINVNDSVTKSKFDNLYGCRESLVDAIRRGTDVMMAGKVAVVAGYGDVGKGSAASLRNAGCRVLVTEVDPICALQAAMEGYEVVTMEEAAPRGDIFVTATGNIDIITIEHMREMKHRAIVCNIGHFDSEIQINALRNYTWDNIKPQVDEVVFPDGKRLIVLSEGRLVNLGNATGHPSFVMSASFTNQTLAQLELWQAPEGKYENKVYTLPKHLDEKVAFLHLAKVGAHLSKMTKEQADYIDVPVNGPFKNAEYRY; encoded by the coding sequence ATGACCACCAGCACCGACTACAAGGTCAAGGATATCTCGCTCGCCGAGTGGGGCCGCAAGGAAATCTCGATCGCTGAAGGCGAAATGCCGGGCCTGATGGCACTGCGCGCGGAATATGGCCCCTCCCAGCCGCTCAAGGGCGCACGGATCGCAGGCTGCCTGCACATGACGATCCAGACTGCCGTGCTGATCGAGACCCTGACCGCGCTCGGCGCCGAGGTGCGCTGGTCGTCATGCAACATTTTCTCGACGCAGGACCAGGCCGCCGCCGCCATCGCCGCAACCGGCGTGCCCGTGTTTGCCTGGAAGGGCCTGACGGAAGACGAGTTCAACTGGTGCATCGAGCAGACCATTCATGGGCCCGATGGCTGGACGCCCAACATGATCCTCGATGATGGCGGCGACCTGACCGTCATGATGCACGACAAGTATCCCGAACTGCTCAAGAACGTGCGCGGCCTGTCGGAGGAGACCACCACCGGCGTGCACCGCCTGTGGGAGATGGAAAAGAAGGGCACGCTGAAGGTTCCGGCCATCAACGTCAATGACAGCGTGACCAAGTCGAAGTTCGACAACCTGTACGGCTGCCGCGAGAGCCTGGTGGACGCCATCCGCCGTGGCACGGACGTGATGATGGCCGGCAAGGTGGCCGTGGTGGCCGGTTATGGCGACGTGGGCAAGGGTTCCGCCGCATCGCTGCGCAACGCAGGCTGCCGCGTGCTGGTAACCGAAGTCGACCCCATCTGCGCGCTGCAGGCCGCGATGGAAGGCTACGAGGTTGTTACGATGGAAGAGGCCGCCCCGCGCGGCGATATCTTCGTGACCGCCACGGGCAACATCGACATCATCACCATCGAGCACATGCGCGAGATGAAGCACCGCGCCATCGTGTGCAACATCGGGCATTTCGATTCCGAGATCCAGATCAATGCCCTGCGCAACTACACCTGGGACAACATCAAGCCGCAGGTTGATGAGGTCGTCTTCCCCGACGGCAAGCGCCTGATCGTGCTGTCCGAAGGGCGTCTGGTGAACCTCGGCAACGCCACGGGCCACCCCTCGTTCGTGATGTCCGCGTCGTTCACCAACCAGACGCTCGCACAGCTCGAACTGTGGCAGGCACCCGAAGGCAAGTACGAAAACAAGGTCTACACCCTGCCCAAGCACCTTGATGAGAAGGTCGCCTTCCTGCACCTGGCCAAGGTGGGGGCTCACCTCTCCAAAATGACCAAGGAACAGGCGGATTACATCGACGTGCCGGTCAATGGTCCCTTCAAGAATGCAGAGTACCGTTACTGA
- a CDS encoding DUF3597 domain-containing protein — translation MSIFGSILSKIFGSHTATAATPAATPAAAAAAPAAAAAAAAPAQPVDVDAVLGALAAKNPEKLNWQTSIVDLMKLLGLDSSLAARKELATELHYSGDMNDSASMNVWLIKQVMQKLAANGGKVSPDLMK, via the coding sequence ATGAGCATTTTCGGTTCAATCCTGTCCAAGATTTTTGGCAGCCACACCGCTACTGCCGCCACCCCGGCAGCAACCCCCGCAGCTGCTGCGGCCGCTCCTGCTGCCGCGGCTGCGGCCGCAGCCCCGGCACAGCCGGTGGACGTGGATGCCGTGCTGGGCGCGCTGGCCGCCAAGAACCCCGAGAAGCTGAACTGGCAGACCTCGATCGTTGACCTGATGAAGCTGCTCGGGCTGGACAGCTCGCTTGCCGCGCGCAAGGAACTGGCCACCGAACTGCACTACAGCGGCGACATGAACGATTCCGCTTCCATGAATGTCTGGCTGATCAAGCAGGTCATGCAGAAGCTTGCGGCCAATGGCGGCAAGGTCTCCCCCGACCTGATGAAATAA
- a CDS encoding dipeptidase has product MTDTSADLHHTILTLDTHVDIPWPDRGDFATGAPSRRVDLPRMRAGGLRAACLVAYIGQGVCDADGHAAASARALAMLRVINDAGRIEGVRVCDTAAGVRAAYEAGDIAIVPAVENGYAMGDNLSLIRQFRALGARYMTLTHNGHNSLADSARPMHHLNDPESLHGGLSALGRAAIAEMNRTGMLIDVSHTARDTMMQAVELSRAPVFASHSCVRALCDHPRNLDDGQLDALRACGGVIHITAMDAFLRPRDVRDIRPVTVADFVDHIDYAVQRIGIKHVGISSDFDGGGGIRGWADASESGNLTAELLRRGYDHAQIAALWGENFLRLLDQADAVARTIA; this is encoded by the coding sequence ATGACCGATACATCCGCCGACCTGCACCACACCATCCTGACCCTCGATACCCATGTCGATATTCCGTGGCCTGACCGGGGTGACTTCGCCACCGGCGCGCCCTCGCGCCGGGTGGACCTGCCACGCATGCGCGCAGGCGGGCTGCGGGCGGCGTGCCTCGTGGCCTATATAGGTCAGGGCGTGTGCGATGCGGACGGGCATGCCGCCGCCTCGGCGCGCGCGCTGGCCATGCTGCGCGTGATCAACGATGCAGGCCGGATCGAGGGCGTGCGCGTGTGCGATACGGCGGCAGGCGTGCGCGCGGCATATGAAGCCGGTGACATCGCCATCGTGCCCGCCGTGGAGAACGGTTATGCGATGGGCGACAACCTCTCGCTGATCAGGCAGTTCCGCGCCCTTGGCGCGCGTTACATGACGCTGACCCATAACGGCCATAACAGCCTGGCCGACTCGGCGCGCCCCATGCACCACCTCAACGACCCCGAAAGCCTGCATGGCGGCCTGTCGGCGCTGGGGCGGGCGGCCATTGCGGAAATGAACCGCACCGGCATGCTCATCGATGTGTCACACACCGCACGCGACACCATGATGCAGGCGGTCGAACTCTCGCGCGCGCCGGTCTTTGCCAGCCATTCGTGCGTGCGGGCGCTGTGCGATCACCCCCGCAACCTTGATGATGGCCAGCTTGATGCGCTGCGCGCGTGTGGCGGCGTGATCCACATCACCGCGATGGACGCCTTCCTGCGCCCGCGCGACGTGCGCGACATCCGCCCCGTCACGGTGGCGGATTTCGTGGACCATATCGATTACGCCGTGCAGCGAATCGGCATCAAGCATGTTGGCATCTCATCGGATTTCGATGGCGGTGGCGGCATACGCGGCTGGGCCGATGCCTCGGAATCGGGCAATCTCACCGCCGAACTGCTGCGCCGAGGCTATGACCACGCTCAGATCGCGGCCCTGTGGGGTGAGAACTTCCTGCGCCTGCTCGACCAGGCCGACGCGGTTGCCCGCACGATCGCGTGA
- a CDS encoding aldo/keto reductase, whose product MTTIPLLTLNDGRKIPAIGFGTYPLDNPQAEAAVREALSAGYRLFDTAARYGNESGVGTGLLSFDVGREDIFVTTKLRGAEQGFDSTLRAFEASLERLKMSYIDMYLIHWPLPTKDLYVESWKAMIRLQKEGRVRSIGVSNFLPEHLQRLVDETGVTPAVNQIEMHVDFAQAAQREVDSKLGILTQAWSPLGRGAILKDPTLARVAERHGRTPAQVMLRWVVQTGSVPIPKSAHPERMRANLRVFDFQLTDEDMRDLATLDAPANRTGGDPATYIEE is encoded by the coding sequence ATGACCACCATCCCCCTGCTGACCCTCAATGACGGACGCAAGATCCCCGCGATCGGGTTTGGCACCTATCCGCTCGACAACCCGCAGGCCGAGGCCGCCGTGCGCGAGGCGCTCTCCGCAGGCTACCGCCTGTTCGACACGGCGGCGCGTTACGGTAATGAAAGCGGGGTAGGCACCGGCCTGCTCAGTTTTGATGTGGGGCGTGAGGACATCTTTGTCACCACCAAGCTGCGCGGGGCCGAGCAGGGCTTTGACAGCACGCTGCGCGCATTCGAGGCCAGTCTCGAGCGGCTCAAGATGAGTTACATCGATATGTATCTCATCCATTGGCCGCTTCCCACCAAGGATCTGTATGTGGAAAGCTGGAAAGCGATGATCCGGCTGCAAAAGGAGGGGCGGGTGCGCTCCATCGGCGTCTCCAACTTCCTGCCCGAGCACCTGCAGCGCCTTGTGGACGAAACGGGTGTGACGCCCGCAGTCAACCAGATCGAGATGCATGTCGACTTCGCACAGGCAGCGCAGCGGGAAGTTGACAGCAAACTGGGTATTCTCACGCAGGCCTGGAGCCCGCTGGGGCGTGGCGCGATCCTCAAGGACCCCACCCTGGCCCGCGTGGCCGAGCGGCATGGGCGCACGCCCGCGCAGGTCATGCTGCGCTGGGTGGTGCAGACGGGCTCGGTGCCCATTCCCAAAAGCGCCCACCCCGAGCGCATGCGCGCCAACCTGCGCGTGTTTGACTTCCAGCTGACCGATGAGGACATGCGCGACCTCGCCACCCTCGATGCCCCGGCCAACCGCACCGGCGGCGACCCGGCCACCTATATCGAGGAATAA